One region of Chryseobacterium muglaense genomic DNA includes:
- a CDS encoding AraC family transcriptional regulator: MKKLEIKKNIQKLEDKNLSFRVFDLNEENLNQYFKPHKKDHFFIVVIENGKLQVHIEDKIHSLKAGKISVLFPEQVHFISDISDDLKGKIILFEEILFCSDILKNELSTYNVNLSTQLNCTILSQEDFEQSLNAIKIIKGIYENPSLIKKEQARFQIKIFLLGLIESVHGLHPILNNDSADKPIYVRFKKLLNEHYKQYRTVQYYAEELAITPKKLNSITKKHCEETAIQAIHNRILMEIKRQLMFSDLSHKEIAFDLGFNSPSALNKFVKAKLKETPTELQQELAQMYNA; encoded by the coding sequence ATGAAGAAACTGGAAATCAAAAAGAATATTCAAAAACTTGAAGATAAAAATCTTTCATTTCGTGTTTTTGATTTGAATGAGGAAAATTTAAACCAATATTTTAAACCTCACAAAAAAGACCATTTCTTTATTGTTGTTATAGAAAATGGAAAACTTCAGGTTCATATTGAAGATAAAATCCATTCTCTAAAAGCAGGAAAAATTTCTGTCCTATTTCCTGAACAGGTTCATTTCATTTCGGATATAAGTGACGATTTAAAAGGAAAAATCATCCTGTTCGAAGAAATATTATTCTGTTCAGACATTCTGAAAAACGAGTTGAGTACTTATAATGTCAATCTTTCAACCCAACTTAACTGTACTATTTTATCTCAAGAAGATTTTGAACAAAGTTTAAATGCTATAAAAATCATCAAAGGAATTTATGAAAATCCGAGTTTGATAAAAAAAGAGCAAGCGAGATTTCAAATCAAAATTTTCCTTTTAGGTTTAATAGAATCCGTTCACGGTTTGCATCCCATTTTAAATAACGACTCGGCCGACAAGCCAATTTACGTTCGATTTAAAAAATTATTGAACGAACATTACAAGCAGTATAGAACCGTGCAATATTATGCTGAAGAGTTAGCAATTACTCCGAAAAAATTAAATTCAATCACTAAAAAACATTGTGAGGAAACAGCAATTCAGGCCATTCACAACCGAATTTTAATGGAAATAAAACGCCAACTGATGTTTTCTGATCTTTCTCATAAAGAAATTGCTTTTGACCTTGGTTTTAATTCTCCTTCCGCACTCAACAAGTTTGTAAAAGCAAAACTCAAAGAAACTCCAACCGAACTTCAACAAGAACTGGCGCAAATGTATAACGCATAG